A part of Cuculus canorus isolate bCucCan1 chromosome 23, bCucCan1.pri, whole genome shotgun sequence genomic DNA contains:
- the RPUSD4 gene encoding pseudouridylate synthase RPUSD4, mitochondrial isoform X2: MAAGLWRRLALSRAGRGLGSLRRAEIPKDPTQRQVWELAALSKRLQQVHPNVLAKVLKQGTVYQNEEIVVINKPYGLPVHGGPGIKNCITDVLPILAKMLVNMKAEPLHLCHRLDKETTGVMVLARSKEVADRIRLLFKTRQVEKIYWAISVGDPDPAEGVVEIPIIEKEVRSNQPHYKMTLAPNYRLSPEDGKVVKIRKNRDAESAVTQYRLLARSSACSLLELQPITGVKHQIRVHLAYGLGCPILGDHKYSHWSKLAPQKLPEITLKRLKLEQSKARHLPLHLHAHRLSLTLGQRIDLVCKPPLFFRKTLERLQLDIARD; encoded by the exons ATCCCCAAAGATCCCACACAGAGACAGGTGTGGGAGCTCGCTGCGCTGAGCAAGCGGCTGCAGCAGGTTCACCCCAATGTCCTGGCCAAAGTGCTCAAGCAGGGAACTGTGTACCAGAACGAAGAGATTGTGGTGATCAACAAACCCTATGGCCTTCCTGTGCATG GTGGCCCTGGCATCAAGAATTGTATCACTGATGTGCTGCCAATTTTGGCCAAGATGCTGGTGAACATGAAAGCCGAACCCCTCCACCTCTGCCACCGGCTCGACAAAGAGACCACAGGAGTGATGGTGCTGGCACGGAGCAAGGAGGTAGCAGACAGGATCCGGCTTCTCTTCAAAACTCGTCAGGTGGAGAAGATCTACTG GGCCATTAGCGTGGGAGACCCAGACCCTGCTGAGGGCGTTGTGGAGATCCCCATCATAGAGAAGGAGGTGCGGAGCAACCAGCCACACTACAAG ATGACACTGGCTCCCAACTATCGCCTGTCTCCCGAGGATGGGAAGGTGGTGAAAATCCGCAAGAATCGTGATGCGGAGAGCGCCGTGACGCAGTACCGCCTTCTGGCTCGCTCTTCTGCCTGCTCTCTCCTGGAGCTCCAGCCCATCACAG GTGTGAAGCACCAGATCCGGGTTCACCTGGCCTATGGGTTGGGGTGCCCCATCCTGGGGGATCACAAATATTCTCACTGGAGCAAGCTGGCACCCCAG AAGCTTCCTGAAATCACCTTGAAGAGGCtgaagctggagcagagcaAGGCTCGCCAcctccccctccacctccaCGCCCACCGGCTCTCCCTGACCCTGGGCCAGCGGATAGACCTGGTCTGCAAGCCACCCCTGTTCTTCAGAAAGACTctggagaggctgcagctggaCATTGCTAGGGACTAA